Proteins encoded in a region of the Nitrospira sp. genome:
- a CDS encoding DUF3696 domain-containing protein: protein MLTGLRLGNFKAFADTQYIPIRPLTLIFGANSAGKSSVIHSLLLACHASETGELDIHRTRVGGESVDLGGFRQYIHRRNYGRSVEYSTEIDISPLRGRIVEILAPARRVAVTVTIGIEQDDMGVPKVGVIPQVQTYEILVDGASLLRMSHRPDGTLQLDRLAQDHPVLRILIKAILETTTTAENIGPADQEGINRAISELVPHILTRVDGLLPRGLLRFGVREYAGQGQIEIKQFLQRELFEKSPLDLPTASEESMLFPISQGRREEDLANAIRFFLPRTIDELIRGLRDVIGNELGRLQYLGPLRSYPPRHIAFAQHHDQNWFAGGGYAWDVVRKNRQVRAAVNAWLNSPERLQTPYLLAIRELVGAEDLQTPLTDMLQQAAELVSEEGVIPIFDDPESAATAFVKKVSSGEIDKINELILMDNRTRTQVSHRDVGIGISQVLPVLVTAYASRNKILAMEQPEIHLHPALQAELGDVFIESALGERKNTMILETHSEHLMLRILRRIRETTENELPSNAIPIKPDDVAVLFIDATSSGSRVIEIPILPEGEFAKQWPHGFFDDRAKELF, encoded by the coding sequence ATGCTAACTGGTCTTCGCCTCGGTAACTTCAAAGCCTTTGCCGACACTCAATACATTCCCATCCGTCCACTAACTCTCATCTTCGGCGCGAACAGCGCCGGCAAGTCGAGCGTGATCCATAGTCTCCTACTGGCTTGCCATGCTTCGGAAACAGGGGAATTGGATATTCACCGTACGCGAGTCGGCGGAGAATCCGTCGATCTAGGCGGATTTCGGCAATACATTCATCGCAGGAACTACGGCCGCAGCGTTGAGTATTCTACTGAGATCGATATTAGTCCGCTTCGAGGAAGAATTGTCGAAATCCTCGCTCCGGCTCGACGTGTGGCAGTGACCGTGACGATTGGGATTGAACAGGATGACATGGGGGTCCCGAAGGTGGGCGTGATCCCCCAAGTCCAAACCTATGAAATACTGGTCGATGGAGCAAGCCTACTCCGTATGAGTCATCGTCCAGACGGGACGCTTCAGCTTGATCGGTTGGCGCAAGACCATCCCGTTCTGCGCATTCTCATCAAAGCCATCCTAGAAACGACCACAACAGCCGAAAACATTGGGCCTGCTGATCAAGAGGGCATAAACCGAGCCATTTCCGAATTAGTCCCTCACATTCTGACGCGCGTCGATGGGTTGCTGCCACGTGGGCTACTGCGGTTTGGTGTGCGTGAGTATGCCGGACAAGGACAAATCGAAATAAAACAGTTCCTCCAACGTGAGCTATTTGAGAAGTCTCCTTTAGACCTTCCGACCGCATCAGAAGAATCAATGCTCTTTCCCATCAGCCAAGGACGGAGGGAAGAGGACCTTGCAAACGCGATCCGATTCTTCCTGCCTCGTACGATCGATGAGCTAATTCGTGGGCTGCGGGATGTGATCGGAAATGAGCTTGGAAGACTACAGTATCTGGGTCCTCTTCGCTCGTACCCGCCCAGACACATCGCGTTTGCCCAACACCACGATCAGAATTGGTTTGCTGGCGGAGGATACGCCTGGGATGTCGTTCGAAAGAATAGGCAGGTTCGGGCGGCTGTGAATGCATGGCTGAATTCTCCTGAGCGCTTGCAGACTCCCTACTTGCTGGCCATTCGTGAACTTGTTGGAGCAGAGGATCTCCAAACCCCGCTGACCGACATGTTGCAGCAAGCGGCTGAGCTCGTGAGCGAGGAAGGTGTTATCCCCATATTCGATGATCCTGAATCTGCCGCAACTGCTTTCGTGAAGAAAGTCAGCTCAGGCGAGATCGACAAGATCAATGAATTGATCCTGATGGATAACCGTACGAGGACGCAGGTGAGCCATCGCGACGTTGGTATCGGGATCAGCCAGGTTCTCCCCGTGCTAGTCACGGCTTATGCTTCGAGGAACAAAATCCTCGCGATGGAGCAGCCAGAGATCCACCTGCACCCCGCGCTCCAGGCCGAGCTCGGGGATGTCTTTATAGAATCTGCTCTTGGTGAACGAAAGAACACAATGATCCTCGAAACCCATAGCGAACATCTGATGCTCCGTATTCTTCGGCGTATCAGAGAGACTACTGAAAATGAATTGCCGAGCAATGCCATTCCTATCAAACCCGATGATGTGGCAGTCCTATTTATCGATGCGACGAGTAGTGGCTCACGGGTAATCGAAATTCCAATCCTCCCAGAAGGGGAATTTGCCAAGCAATGGCCCCACGGTTTCTTTGACGATCGCGCAAAGGAGCTGTTCTGA
- a CDS encoding SprT-like domain-containing protein, with protein sequence MIPTSTDPGLSIPLPTEGLQARWQHLNARYFAGSLRPIEIVWSQRLTASVGMFACRQGPKTFSPLTMTNSLREIRLSLPLFEQLAAGTPYAEQELLNTLAHEMIHQWQFDVLKRRPDHGLEFLRKMTQINRTGEVAITTYHSLEKEVIALSKFAWRCQDCGRLYRRHRRTIQPKRHHCGACQGPLQELASPTQLIEDRPKSYLTPALDSSPRSVGPIEPGRTPEQLKLKLT encoded by the coding sequence ATGATCCCGACTTCCACGGACCCGGGCCTTTCGATACCCCTCCCTACCGAAGGGTTACAGGCTCGGTGGCAGCACCTGAACGCACGGTACTTTGCCGGCTCACTCAGGCCGATCGAGATCGTCTGGAGTCAGCGGCTGACCGCGTCGGTTGGGATGTTTGCCTGTCGTCAGGGTCCAAAGACATTCTCCCCGCTCACCATGACCAACAGTCTTCGTGAAATTCGCCTTTCTCTCCCGTTGTTTGAACAGCTCGCCGCAGGGACGCCGTACGCGGAACAGGAACTGCTCAACACCTTGGCTCATGAAATGATCCATCAATGGCAGTTCGATGTGCTGAAGCGTCGGCCTGATCACGGCTTGGAGTTCTTGCGGAAGATGACCCAGATCAATCGAACCGGAGAAGTGGCCATTACGACGTACCATTCGCTGGAGAAGGAAGTCATTGCCTTGTCGAAATTCGCCTGGCGATGCCAAGATTGCGGGCGTCTCTATCGACGGCACCGAAGAACGATCCAACCCAAGCGTCACCACTGCGGTGCCTGTCAAGGCCCGTTGCAAGAGCTCGCGTCGCCGACCCAACTGATCGAGGATCGTCCCAAGTCCTACCTGACTCCTGCCTTAGATTCATCACCCCGATCAGTCGGACCGATTGAGCCCGGCAGGACGCCGGAGCAATTGAAGCTTAAATTGACATGA
- a CDS encoding DEAD/DEAH box helicase family protein, which translates to MKDFSKETDARIVIDDLLRQAGWDPADKSMVLTEVHTLMVDVATFAGEVSGLAGASLASDQNLAGRADYVLLGQNGRPLAVIEAKRRATEPYTAKQQVLPYAKRLDAPFIFLTNGELIYFWDYRNDDARIINSFYSRRDLERLVEIRSTRKALATVAIPEYYLRQGEQRKVRPYQKEAMQAFDQAVELGKRRFLVELPTGTGKTDLICLYLRRLIKAGRTERILFLVDREQLAKQALEALQDILNQHGSYWLKPGMDRQEQQITVCLLQTMIGRYEDFTSGYFDVVVADECHRSIYGAWQTALTHFDALHIGLTATPATYIERNTFQFYQCKEDQPDFSYSIQKAFEEGFLVPYRFATGITVLLAEGADLHDEHYDPAEFERKWTNEDTNRKMMQEFDRLAWQSYKDLAPGQKIGPGKTIVFAITKHHAARLAYYLNELHPECKGRYAEIITSDVPNADGLIRKFKREDYPQIAVSVGMLDTGFDCREVLHLVMCRRVRSPILYQQMRGRGTRTAPHMNKTKFVIYDFFGNHDYFNDSDTDIFTGTGGGHAASGQRKLPKPSRDLIELGLEDEWLQAVTYVEVGPEGERVDKRDYVTNWERTIRSSVPDDGTLQKIRDGKTLTSDEESALASKLNNPKFYFNEDNLRRAYRRPGGSLIDFIKAALGSIKIKSRDEELTENFHAWLVTKSLTPQQAQYLSLLKNRGIASGKIELDDLFRPPLSILNAAGLGVELFGEQGLKDILQDLNTSVFRRKAG; encoded by the coding sequence TTGAAGGATTTCTCGAAAGAAACTGATGCCCGCATTGTCATTGATGACCTGCTGCGCCAAGCTGGGTGGGATCCGGCCGACAAATCTATGGTCCTCACCGAAGTACATACTTTGATGGTGGATGTGGCAACCTTTGCTGGAGAAGTCAGTGGATTGGCCGGAGCTTCACTTGCGAGCGATCAGAATCTTGCTGGCCGTGCAGACTATGTACTGTTGGGTCAGAATGGGCGTCCACTTGCCGTCATCGAGGCGAAGCGTAGAGCGACTGAGCCATACACGGCTAAGCAGCAAGTCCTCCCATACGCAAAGCGGTTGGATGCTCCGTTCATTTTCCTGACCAATGGGGAGCTTATCTACTTTTGGGACTACAGAAATGACGATGCCCGAATCATCAATTCATTTTATTCCCGCCGGGATCTCGAACGCTTGGTTGAAATACGTTCGACTCGGAAGGCGTTAGCCACCGTTGCCATTCCCGAGTACTACCTCAGACAAGGGGAACAGCGAAAAGTACGCCCGTACCAGAAGGAAGCGATGCAGGCCTTCGACCAAGCGGTTGAGCTGGGGAAGCGCCGCTTCCTGGTAGAGCTTCCTACGGGAACTGGCAAGACAGATCTCATCTGCCTCTATCTTCGGCGGCTCATCAAGGCTGGTCGTACCGAACGAATCCTCTTTCTTGTAGACCGTGAACAGTTAGCCAAACAAGCGCTTGAAGCGTTGCAAGACATCCTAAATCAACACGGGAGCTATTGGCTCAAACCAGGCATGGATCGGCAGGAGCAGCAGATTACGGTCTGTCTCCTCCAGACGATGATCGGTCGGTATGAGGACTTCACAAGCGGGTACTTTGACGTTGTGGTCGCCGACGAATGTCATCGCTCGATCTATGGAGCCTGGCAAACGGCGCTGACGCACTTTGATGCGCTGCATATCGGATTGACGGCAACCCCCGCGACATACATCGAACGGAACACCTTTCAGTTCTATCAATGCAAGGAGGACCAGCCTGATTTTTCCTATTCCATTCAGAAGGCCTTTGAAGAAGGCTTCCTAGTCCCTTATCGGTTCGCGACCGGGATTACTGTCCTTCTTGCTGAGGGCGCAGACTTACACGACGAGCACTATGACCCAGCGGAGTTTGAGCGCAAGTGGACGAATGAAGATACCAATAGAAAAATGATGCAGGAGTTCGATCGTCTGGCTTGGCAGAGCTACAAAGACCTAGCGCCTGGTCAGAAGATTGGTCCCGGCAAGACGATTGTGTTTGCCATTACCAAACATCACGCGGCTCGGCTTGCTTATTATCTCAACGAGTTACATCCGGAATGCAAAGGCCGGTATGCCGAGATCATTACCAGTGATGTGCCGAACGCCGATGGTCTGATCCGCAAGTTCAAACGCGAAGACTATCCCCAAATTGCCGTCAGCGTCGGCATGTTGGACACAGGGTTTGATTGCCGAGAAGTCCTCCATTTGGTGATGTGTCGGCGGGTGAGAAGCCCAATTCTGTACCAGCAGATGCGCGGACGAGGGACAAGGACTGCACCCCATATGAACAAGACAAAGTTTGTGATCTATGACTTTTTCGGCAATCACGACTATTTCAACGACAGCGACACTGACATCTTCACCGGAACCGGTGGAGGCCATGCCGCTTCAGGCCAAAGAAAGTTGCCCAAGCCGTCCCGCGACCTCATTGAGCTTGGCCTAGAGGATGAATGGCTTCAGGCTGTTACATACGTCGAAGTGGGGCCAGAAGGTGAGCGAGTCGATAAACGGGACTATGTCACGAATTGGGAAAGAACTATTCGCTCGAGCGTTCCAGATGATGGGACGCTGCAGAAGATTCGAGACGGAAAGACCTTGACAAGTGATGAGGAATCGGCCCTCGCGTCGAAGCTGAACAATCCCAAGTTCTATTTCAATGAGGACAATTTGCGACGGGCATATCGGCGGCCTGGCGGAAGCCTGATCGACTTTATTAAGGCCGCACTGGGAAGCATAAAGATTAAGAGTCGTGATGAAGAGCTCACCGAAAATTTCCATGCTTGGCTTGTCACGAAATCGCTCACACCCCAGCAAGCACAATATCTCTCATTGCTCAAGAATAGAGGGATCGCGAGTGGAAAAATCGAACTCGATGACTTGTTCCGACCCCCACTCTCCATTCTGAATGCAGCCGGCCTTGGTGTCGAACTCTTTGGCGAGCAGGGATTGAAAGACATCCTTCAAGACCTCAACACATCTGTCTTTCGAAGAAAGGCCGGGTAA
- a CDS encoding sigma-54 dependent transcriptional regulator: MGTVVEGNPVAAVVAQQLGIVGEHPRTRKVLEIAEALAPSAAPVLILGETGTGKELFARFVHLLSGRPAERFVPVNGAALPKELVESILFGHKKGSFTGATADQIGKFDQANGGTLFLDELGEIPLPTQAKLLRVLQDGQVEPIGAKQSHKVDARIVAATNADVLKAIREGQFRGDLYYRLNVGEIRLPALRERRSDIPKIALHILDRINAGLKKPKRLSPDALSRLQGHSWPGNVRDLENCLERSARLAKQDVLEADDLLISEPIAYADPLSGLPEPSDDFSIEEFLASARKQLMLKAIDMAEGNQSEAARLLGVSPQAVHKFLRATRVDLQPGLKRTSTSVKDSRRARKTNETRKSR; encoded by the coding sequence ATGGGAACTGTCGTAGAGGGAAACCCGGTAGCCGCTGTGGTTGCACAACAACTAGGTATTGTTGGTGAACACCCAAGAACCCGCAAAGTTCTTGAAATCGCCGAGGCTCTAGCTCCTTCAGCCGCACCGGTTCTTATTCTGGGAGAAACGGGAACCGGGAAGGAATTGTTCGCCAGATTCGTGCATTTGCTCAGCGGTCGCCCCGCTGAACGATTTGTTCCGGTAAATGGCGCAGCCCTCCCAAAAGAACTGGTGGAGAGCATCTTGTTTGGGCACAAAAAGGGATCGTTTACGGGAGCAACTGCCGATCAAATTGGGAAGTTTGACCAAGCAAACGGCGGCACGCTGTTTCTCGATGAACTAGGAGAAATACCGCTACCCACGCAAGCCAAGCTACTTCGAGTTCTCCAGGATGGTCAGGTTGAGCCGATTGGAGCGAAGCAGTCGCACAAAGTTGACGCGCGCATTGTGGCAGCAACAAATGCCGATGTCCTTAAGGCAATCCGAGAAGGCCAGTTCAGGGGAGACCTCTACTATCGTTTAAATGTCGGCGAGATTCGCTTGCCAGCTCTCCGGGAACGGCGATCCGATATTCCCAAGATCGCTCTGCATATCTTGGATCGAATCAATGCAGGACTGAAGAAACCAAAGCGACTCTCTCCCGACGCATTGTCCCGTCTACAAGGTCATTCTTGGCCTGGAAACGTTCGGGACCTGGAGAATTGTCTGGAACGCTCGGCCCGACTTGCCAAGCAAGATGTCTTGGAGGCCGATGATCTGCTGATCTCTGAACCAATTGCCTACGCCGACCCTCTGTCAGGACTACCAGAGCCATCCGATGATTTTTCCATAGAAGAGTTTCTTGCCAGCGCGCGGAAACAGCTGATGCTCAAGGCCATAGACATGGCTGAAGGTAATCAGAGCGAGGCAGCACGTCTGCTGGGAGTGTCGCCTCAAGCTGTCCACAAGTTTCTCCGGGCCACACGCGTCGACCTTCAACCTGGTTTGAAAAGAACTTCAACTTCGGTTAAAGATAGCCGTCGAGCGAGGAAGACAAACGAAACTCGCAAGTCTCGGTGA
- a CDS encoding D-sedoheptulose 7-phosphate isomerase gives MQTIVLTAFAESARVKQQFAHDHADRIVQVATLIAKAFQNGNKVLLFGNGGSSTDAAHIAAEFVGRYQRERIPLPAIALATDIAAITCIANDYGYEELFARQVRAHGRQGDIAIGISTSGNSLNVLKGVEAARDCGLTTIAWTGSNGGKLAGLVDYPFIVPSTVTSRIQESHITLGHVLCELVEDHLLGKAS, from the coding sequence ATGCAAACAATTGTTTTGACGGCTTTTGCAGAAAGTGCCCGGGTCAAACAGCAGTTTGCGCATGATCACGCCGATCGTATCGTACAGGTCGCGACGCTCATTGCGAAAGCCTTCCAGAACGGTAATAAAGTTCTCCTGTTCGGTAATGGGGGAAGCTCGACCGACGCGGCACATATCGCAGCAGAGTTCGTTGGCCGATACCAACGCGAGCGGATACCTTTGCCTGCAATCGCCCTCGCGACGGACATTGCCGCCATTACTTGCATCGCCAATGATTATGGATATGAGGAATTGTTTGCCCGCCAAGTGCGGGCGCACGGCCGACAAGGCGACATCGCCATCGGCATCAGCACGAGTGGGAATTCTCTCAACGTACTGAAAGGTGTCGAGGCCGCCCGCGACTGTGGCTTGACCACGATTGCCTGGACCGGCTCCAACGGCGGAAAGCTGGCCGGGTTGGTCGATTATCCCTTCATCGTCCCCTCTACGGTCACGTCTCGGATTCAAGAAAGTCACATCACGCTCGGCCACGTCTTGTGCGAACTGGTAGAGGATCATCTCCTTGGGAAAGCGTCCTGA
- a CDS encoding restriction endonuclease subunit S, whose product MKWSEVEIGQLCLTIDHADPRDNPGKLFEYIDISSVDKDFKVISQTQTILGSEAPSRARKIICKGDVLVSTVRPNLNTVAVVPESLDQQIASTGFCVLRPNAKYVVGKYLFYRTLTPDFISYLTARMRGANYPAVTDAIVRQASIPWPPIQEQHRIVEILDQADAIRRKRAEADAKADRILPTLFYKMFGDPLTNSRGWDMHELGDLCSVITSGSRGWAIYAGNGNSLFVRTQDVLDGEISSTLLPIDPPSGAEANRTRLQDGDVVITITGVVGKAAVYKDCGRQAYVSQHVALLRTKSSLEPEYLTALANLPAGGTSILARLQYGQIKPGLGFRELRGVRIPLPSIEVQRKFASIINKIRATKQSTKTLRERLERLWSGLLHRAFSGELTAKWREAHMKGLLAEMEEQTRALSKAC is encoded by the coding sequence ATGAAATGGTCTGAAGTTGAGATTGGACAGCTATGCCTCACTATTGATCACGCTGATCCTCGCGACAATCCGGGCAAGCTTTTTGAGTACATCGATATTTCGTCCGTCGACAAGGATTTCAAAGTAATAAGTCAGACTCAAACAATACTTGGTTCCGAAGCACCGAGCCGGGCTAGGAAGATTATTTGCAAAGGCGATGTCTTAGTTTCAACGGTACGCCCAAACCTGAATACGGTGGCGGTTGTCCCTGAAAGCCTTGATCAGCAGATAGCCTCGACAGGATTTTGCGTTTTGAGACCTAATGCCAAATACGTTGTCGGAAAGTACCTCTTCTATCGTACCCTGACCCCTGACTTCATCAGCTACTTAACAGCAAGAATGCGAGGTGCAAACTATCCTGCAGTGACAGACGCTATAGTTCGACAAGCTTCGATCCCATGGCCTCCCATTCAAGAACAGCATCGCATCGTGGAGATCCTCGACCAAGCCGACGCTATTCGAAGGAAGCGGGCCGAGGCGGACGCCAAAGCTGATCGCATCCTCCCCACCCTCTTCTACAAAATGTTCGGCGATCCACTAACGAACTCGCGAGGGTGGGATATGCATGAGCTTGGTGACCTTTGTTCGGTCATAACCAGCGGATCTAGAGGCTGGGCGATATACGCCGGTAATGGAAATTCTTTGTTCGTTCGGACTCAAGACGTGCTTGATGGAGAAATCTCTTCAACTCTGCTACCGATTGATCCTCCTTCTGGAGCTGAAGCGAATAGGACCAGACTGCAGGATGGTGATGTTGTTATCACAATAACAGGAGTGGTGGGAAAAGCCGCTGTCTATAAGGATTGCGGGCGACAAGCATACGTTAGTCAGCACGTTGCACTTTTAAGAACAAAATCATCGTTGGAGCCCGAATACCTTACTGCCCTTGCAAATCTTCCCGCTGGAGGGACCTCGATCCTAGCTCGTCTCCAGTATGGACAGATCAAACCAGGTCTTGGATTTCGAGAGCTTCGTGGTGTGCGAATTCCGCTACCTTCGATTGAAGTTCAGCGCAAATTCGCTTCTATCATCAACAAAATACGCGCCACGAAACAGAGCACAAAGACCTTACGGGAACGATTAGAGAGGCTTTGGAGTGGCTTACTTCACCGGGCCTTCTCTGGCGAACTCACCGCCAAATGGCGCGAGGCTCATATGAAAGGATTATTAGCTGAGATGGAAGAGCAAACGAGAGCTTTGAGCAAAGCATGCTAA
- a CDS encoding class I SAM-dependent DNA methyltransferase has protein sequence MNQDLRRKLDRITDILWAGGVTNPVTYIEQISYLIYLKLLDEEETDRELRARLISGKGNGNDKLLFPKQSERYRWSKWRFKSGTDLRDFLRDEVFPYMSSLVKEEPQIAEYFRDAVLEIVDPNVLKHVMDELDGIDFRKLGTDVKGDIFEYLLTHLGQSALNGQFRTPRQIRAMMTEMVDPDLGDTIFDPACGTGGFLIDAVEYILAKYSTEPKQVPIYGEEWLEKASDEQKRLPTLQQYKKGAGEKVPDWELLERSIFGFDVSRQMMRIAMMNLVLHGIRKAHVKRANALSEMGGLTEEDLRRKYKVILSNPPFSGVLPQESVRKDLPTNSKKSELLFLGVMMEALAPGGRCAVVVPEGLLFGSTSAHVELRRKLVEDYELLAVVSLPAGVFKPYAGVKTGVVVFRRPTDAKAKKTEKIWFYDIRADGYDPDKITGGGRPESPERNDIPDLLTQWKNYKKSSFKKAPGVEAETLLDPGSEEPRCWWAPFKTIAENDYNLAAGRYKPQLAEKPPDEDPTHLIRQMITIERDITDGLEKLLKDVESAG, from the coding sequence ATGAATCAGGATCTTCGGCGAAAACTCGATCGCATTACGGACATTCTCTGGGCAGGAGGTGTGACCAATCCGGTCACCTACATCGAGCAGATTTCCTATCTCATCTACCTCAAACTGCTGGACGAAGAAGAAACTGATCGTGAATTAAGAGCAAGACTGATAAGTGGGAAAGGAAACGGGAACGACAAGCTGCTATTCCCCAAGCAGTCAGAGCGCTATCGCTGGTCAAAGTGGCGGTTCAAGAGCGGCACAGACCTGCGCGACTTTCTCCGCGATGAGGTCTTTCCGTACATGTCTTCGCTCGTCAAGGAAGAACCACAGATCGCTGAGTACTTCCGTGATGCGGTCTTAGAAATCGTCGATCCTAATGTGCTGAAACATGTAATGGACGAACTTGATGGTATCGACTTCCGCAAGCTCGGCACCGATGTAAAAGGCGACATTTTTGAATATCTCCTCACCCATCTCGGGCAGTCCGCGCTGAACGGTCAGTTTCGAACGCCACGTCAAATTCGCGCCATGATGACTGAGATGGTCGATCCTGATTTGGGTGACACTATCTTCGATCCAGCGTGTGGCACGGGCGGCTTTCTGATCGACGCTGTAGAGTACATCTTGGCCAAGTATTCGACGGAGCCGAAGCAGGTACCGATTTATGGCGAAGAATGGCTTGAAAAAGCTTCGGATGAACAGAAACGCTTGCCCACGCTGCAACAATACAAGAAAGGAGCCGGCGAGAAGGTCCCTGATTGGGAATTGCTAGAACGTTCCATCTTTGGCTTCGACGTCAGTCGCCAGATGATGCGCATCGCCATGATGAACCTGGTGTTGCACGGCATCCGAAAAGCTCATGTGAAGCGCGCCAATGCTCTTTCCGAAATGGGAGGATTGACCGAAGAGGATCTTCGTCGGAAATATAAAGTGATTCTCTCAAATCCTCCATTCTCGGGAGTCCTTCCTCAGGAATCAGTCCGCAAAGATTTGCCGACGAACTCAAAAAAGAGTGAGCTGCTCTTTCTTGGGGTGATGATGGAGGCGCTAGCGCCAGGAGGCCGATGCGCCGTTGTAGTCCCCGAAGGGCTACTGTTCGGTTCAACAAGCGCTCACGTCGAGCTTCGGCGGAAATTAGTCGAAGATTACGAACTGCTTGCCGTCGTGTCGTTGCCGGCCGGTGTCTTTAAGCCGTATGCAGGGGTGAAGACTGGTGTGGTGGTCTTCAGACGGCCGACTGATGCAAAGGCAAAGAAAACCGAGAAGATTTGGTTTTACGACATACGTGCTGATGGATATGATCCAGACAAGATCACCGGAGGGGGGCGCCCGGAATCTCCGGAGCGGAACGACATTCCTGATCTACTCACCCAGTGGAAAAACTATAAAAAATCAAGTTTCAAGAAAGCTCCCGGTGTTGAAGCGGAGACGCTCCTCGATCCTGGCAGCGAAGAGCCCCGCTGTTGGTGGGCGCCATTCAAGACTATTGCGGAGAACGACTACAACCTCGCCGCTGGACGGTACAAGCCGCAGCTGGCCGAGAAGCCCCCGGATGAAGACCCTACCCACCTTATCCGGCAAATGATTACCATTGAGCGAGACATCACTGATGGTCTAGAGAAGTTACTGAAGGACGTGGAGTCTGCAGGATGA
- a CDS encoding paraslipin has protein sequence MEAGTFVLIVLALIVLIALAKTAIVVPQQNAYVVERLGKYSSTLDAGLHILVPFVDAIRYRHVLKENAVDIPEQVCITRDNVQVHVDGVLYMRVLNPERASYGINDYQFALTQLAQTSLRSEIGKIELDKTFEARTTINAQIVNELDKASEPWGVKVLRYEIKNITPPKDVLNAMEKQMRAEREKRALILTSEGERDAAINQAEGEKQQVIKASEAKKQQQINEAEGAAAAILAIAQATADGIRKVAESVKVPGGQEAVQLRVAEQYITKFGELAKSSNTLVLPASVSDVGSMIALAMNAMRQPGISPPVKS, from the coding sequence CAGAATGCCTACGTCGTGGAACGTTTGGGGAAATACAGTTCCACGCTTGATGCGGGACTGCACATTCTTGTGCCCTTTGTCGACGCAATACGATATAGGCACGTGCTGAAGGAAAATGCCGTGGATATTCCCGAACAAGTGTGCATTACGCGCGACAATGTCCAGGTCCACGTCGACGGAGTCCTGTACATGCGGGTTCTTAATCCTGAGCGTGCGTCTTATGGGATCAACGACTACCAGTTTGCGCTCACACAATTGGCCCAGACGTCGCTGCGAAGCGAGATCGGCAAGATCGAGCTGGACAAGACCTTTGAGGCCAGAACCACCATCAACGCCCAGATAGTCAATGAATTAGACAAGGCGTCGGAACCCTGGGGTGTGAAAGTCCTTCGATACGAGATCAAGAACATCACTCCACCGAAAGATGTACTCAACGCAATGGAAAAACAGATGCGAGCCGAACGGGAAAAACGCGCACTGATTCTGACGTCGGAAGGAGAGCGCGACGCCGCGATCAATCAGGCCGAAGGTGAAAAACAACAAGTGATTAAGGCGTCTGAAGCCAAGAAACAGCAGCAGATCAACGAGGCGGAAGGAGCTGCGGCTGCCATACTCGCCATTGCGCAGGCCACCGCCGACGGAATCCGCAAGGTGGCAGAATCCGTCAAAGTTCCCGGAGGCCAAGAAGCCGTGCAACTTCGTGTCGCTGAGCAGTACATTACCAAGTTCGGCGAACTTGCAAAATCGAGCAACACGCTTGTGCTTCCGGCAAGTGTCTCCGATGTGGGATCGATGATCGCGCTGGCGATGAATGCCATGAGACAGCCCGGAATTTCACCTCCAGTGAAGTCATGA